From one Lotus japonicus ecotype B-129 chromosome 3, LjGifu_v1.2 genomic stretch:
- the LOC130744482 gene encoding uncharacterized protein LOC130744482, with product MVNVNQLAEAVAEMAQAMTAQANANAQRQAEEAARDLRQQQREITLDQNKGLNDFRRQDPPKFNGGTDPKKADMWIQEIEKIFGVLQTPEGAKVGFATYLLLGDAEYWWRGKRMIMEANHEEVNWDSFRTAFLEKYFPESARDKRESQFLTLRQKSMSVPEYAAKLESLARHFRFFANHVDEQYMCKRFVNGLRPDIEDSIRPLGIVRFQVLVEKATEVEVMKNKRNSRMGVGGPVRSNSQNQEGQNGGKQPQKKPYHRPQGMGQSPGQYRPIATAIGGQGSQPQNHRVECFRCGEVGHYANVCEKEKPLCFNCHKSGHLAKDCRMPKVEQTMNVTSED from the exons ATGGTGAATGTGAACCAGTTAGCGGAAGCAGTGGCGGAAATGGCGCAGGCAATGACTGCGCAGGCTAATGCGAACGCACAGAGACAAGCGGAGGAAGCTGCACGCGATCTTCGCCAGCAGCAGAGGGAGATTACACTGGATCAAAACAAGGGATTGAATGATTTTCGGCGTCAGGACCCGCCTAAGTTTAATGGAGGGACTGATCCGAAAAAGGCCGACATGTGGAttcaagagatagagaagatcttCGGAGTGCTGCAAACTCCGGAAGGAGCTAAAGTGGGCTTTGCCACTTACCTGTTGTTGGGAGATGCAGAGTATTGGTGGCGAGGTAAAAGGATgatcatggaagctaaccatgagGAGGTTAACTGGGACTCATTTCGTACTGCTTTTCTTGAGAAGTATTTTCCGGAAAGTGCACGTGATAAGAGGGAGTCGCAGTTTCTAACTCTTCGCCAAAAGAGCATGTCAGTGCCTGAGTATGCTGCGAAGCTGGAGTCACTGGCAAGACACTTTCGATTCTTTGCTAATCACGTGGACGAGCAGTATATGTGCAAGAGGTTTGTAAATGGACTACGTCCTGATATCGAGGATTCCATAAGGCCATTGGGGATTGTGCGATTTCAAGTGCTTGTAGAGAAGGCTACTGAGGTAGAGGTAATGAAGAATAAGAGGAATAGTCGGATGGGCGTTGGGGGACCAGTCAGGTCAAACTCCCAGAACCAAGAAGGACAAAACGGGGGAAAGCAACCCCAGAAGAAACCTTACCATCGCCCTCAGGGAATGGGCCAGTCACCGGGACAGTATAGGCCCATTGCTACGGCTATAGGAGGACAAGGAAGCCAACCTCAAAACCATAGGGTTGAGTGCTTCAGGTGTGGAGAGGTTGGACACTATGCCAATGTTTGCGAGAAAGAAAAGCCATTATGTTTCAACTGTCACAAGTCGGGGCATCTTGCTAAAGACTGTAGGATGCCTAAAGTTGAGCAAACTATGAatgttacaagtg aagattaa